In Ostrea edulis chromosome 4, xbOstEdul1.1, whole genome shotgun sequence, a single window of DNA contains:
- the LOC125671701 gene encoding uncharacterized protein LOC125671701: MEHITVDINPINRPIPNCLLHSDAVCENFTPVTLPQRFLRVRKPGEDEDEQDCPGAREKDLASALQWVKQQMVILRKDDIKLMRRFLDLHAAMMELKWLYEGACSMSDVSSYNGSNMSLDDVMESSVDHCISNDVHDTEFRERTTSLQIPRKSRVTRIRWKSNEII, from the exons ATGGAACACATAACGGTAGATATTAATCCTATCAACCGACCTATACCAAACTGCCTCCTACATAGTGACGCCGTATGTGAAAACTTTACCCCAGTCACCCTCCCCCAGAGGTTTTTGAGGGTGAGAAAACCAGGGGAGGATGAGGACGAGCAGGACTGTCCCGGAGCCCGGGAAAAAGACCTAGCGTCCGCGCTGCAGTGGGTGAAACAACAGATG GTGATATTGCGGAAAGATGACATAAAACTTATGCGACGGTTTTTAGATCTTCACGCCGCCATGATGGAACTTAAATGGTTATATGAGGGTGCGTGTTCCATGTCTGACGTCAGCAGCTACAACGGAAGTAATATGTCACTAGATGACGTCATGGAATCTTCCGTAGACCATTGCATCTCAAACGACGTACATGACACAGAGTTTCGAGAAAGAACTACTTCATTACAAATTCCAAGAAAATCCCGTGTCACAAGAATTCGATGGAAAAGTAACGAGATCATTTGA